One part of the Anopheles coustani chromosome 2, idAnoCousDA_361_x.2, whole genome shotgun sequence genome encodes these proteins:
- the LOC131264564 gene encoding putative uncharacterized protein DDB_G0271606 — protein MQHLEDYLEMIEHLPQELQDGFTEMREMDLTVQNNTDSLDKRARSLFQQCYEGKLPTAAADAEFNAIRGGYNRVLDDSDEKIQLAGQMYDVVERYMRRLDTELYKFKCELEADHNGITEILEQRSLEVDSNALSNGGTNQKENPFYDVHHSYSGTSSGRSDSRYKSESVKRRESVAVTAAEKRAAAASGASASNVAPIMNVHIRPTTPDTAVPASIVSGTIVVPPAVNVGAHASSSTSNISYNLPNFSPAGNAIAAAASQAIAQTQQMQQGRQTGSLKASYEVIGAKGSQELLVNSELAGATHNGMQGVERESSVFSNQRRTKKKDLTSTPNSANSAAGGVQGTTTTTLLSSNSIVTPILTTLSNQTPFAILGQQTTTLQQQQQQQQQVGTVQVTQSLVQPQQQQKGSTLEPYIMGTNWPIAVQQQINLHHSNTQVPLQHLQPVSQQPMLQQLAVRQQQPAAMKQELLPQQIQQLDNIENVQQKHILLPTTPQQAQQRLTHPQQLQQLFQQSLQSLQSLTPQQPVPATSQQSGQQQQLPMQTLAHPQLMQAQDGSHSLPLAPVPVQPTLKTRSGWKTITKPTLRRYIPGQTPHNLQRQVVHLQSQQQTQFQQIQQQQQHHHLQMVQQHLQQTQLIGQHQLQITQQQQTPPQQQQQQHHHQLLDLQQQKDSQLQQAIQQQQQQTQQQSQLQVHHLIQQQQQQLTQNQLSQKQQKVVEQLQAQPQQQFLAGPAGSSASGVLANTASAMALLPSSTATAVSTSSVSSLDGNRGEATKGDSISGAGSTTLTASSGSSTFGSVVLKESGMVVQQTAEGEWSYDPNEPRYCICNQVSYGDMVACDNEDCPFEWFHYPCVNITSSPKGKWYCPQCSSSMKRRAFRKN, from the exons ATGCAACATTTGGAGGATTACCTTGAAA TGATCGAGCATCTACCCCAGGAGCTTCAGGATGGGTTCACGGAAATGCGTGAGATGGATTTGACCGTCCAAA ATAACACTGATTCCCTGGATAAACGGGCCCGTTCACTGTTTCAACAGTGTTACGAAGGGAAACTACCAACTGCAGCGGCGGATGCAGAGTTCAACGCAATTCGAGGCGGCTACAACCGCGTGCTGGACGATTCTGATGAAAAAATACAACTGGCAGGGCAGATGTACGATGTGGTTGAACGATATATGCGCCGTCTCGACACCGAGCTGTACAAATTCAAGTGTGAGCTGGAAGCGGATCACAATGGCATCACAGAAATACTAGAACAACGTTCGTTAGAGGTCGACAGCAACGCTTTGTCGAACGGTGGCACGAACCAGAAGGAAAACCCCTTCTATGACGTCCATCATTCGTACTCCGGAACATCTTCCGGGCGCTCGGATAGTCGCTACAAGTCGGAGTCGGTAAAGCGCCGTGAGAGCGTGGCCGTCACTGCTGCCGAAAAGCGTGCCGCTGCTGCATCCGGAGCTAGCGCATCGAATGTTGCTCCGATCATGAATGTGCACATTCGTCCGACAACCCCGGACACGGCGGTACCTGCCAGTATTGTGTCGGGCACGATCGTCGTCCCTCCTGCTGTGAATGTTGGTGCGCACGCTTCGTCTTCCACATCGAACATATCCTATAATTTGCCAAATTTTTCTCCGGCAGGAAATGCTATTGCTGCCGCTGCAAGCCAGGCGATTGCGCAAACGCAACAAATGCAGCAGGGTCGTCAAACGGGCAGTCTGAAGGCATCGTACGAAGTGATTGGCGCAAAGGGATCGCAAGAGCTGCTGGTCAATAGTGAGCTGGCGGGGGCCACACACAACGGCATGCAGGGAGTCGAGCGAGAGTCGAGCGTTTTCTCGAACCAGCGACGTACGAAAAAGAAAGATCTTACGAGCACGCCAAACTCTGCAAACTCTGCGGCGGGTGGTGTGCAGGGCACAACTACCACGACCTTGCTTTCTAGCAATTCGATCGTAACACCGATACTCACCACTCTGTCGAATCAAACGCCGTTTGCAATTCTAGGCCAGCAAACAACCACgttgcagcaacaacaacagcaacagcagcaggttGGAACGGTCCAAGTAACACAATCGCTTGTGCAgccacaacagcagcagaaggGATCAACCCTGGAACCGTACATAATGGGCACCAATTGGCCAATCGCGGTGCAGCAGCAAATAAATCTGCACCATTCAAACACGCAAGTTCCTTTACAACACCTGCAGCCAGTATCGCAGCAACCGATGTTGCAACAGCTCGCGGTCCGACAGCAGCAGCCGGCGGCGATGAAACAGGAGCTGCTTCCTCAGCAAATTCAGCAGCTCGACAACATCGAGAATGTGCAGCAGAAGCACATTCTCTTACCAACGACACCGCAGCAGGCGCAGCAACGACTAACGCACCcacagcagctgcagcaactATTCCAGCAGTCGCTGCAATCACTGCAGTCATTGACACCGCAGCAACCGGTTCCGGCAACATCGCAGCAGTcgggtcagcagcagcagctgcctATGCAGACACTCGCGCATCCGCAGCTCATGCAGGCGCAAGACGGGTCCCATTCGTTGCCATTGGCGCCGGTGCCGGTGCAGCCCACGTTGAAAACGCGCTCAGGATGGAAAACTATCACGAAGCCTACATTGCGCCGCTATATCCCTGGGCAAACTCCGCACAACTTACAACGGCAGGTGGTCCATCTGCAGTCACAGCAGCAAACACAATTCCAGCAAatacagcaacagcagcagcaccatcattTGCAGATGGTACAGCAGCATCTGCAGCAAACGCAGCTGATAGGGCAGCATCAGTTGCAGATAACTCAACAGCAGCAGACTCCgccacaacaacagcagcaacagcatcaccatcagctGCTCGATCTGCAGCAACAAAAGGATTCGCAACTGCAGCAAGCGatccaacaacagcagcagcagacccAGCAGCAGTCACAGCTTCAAGTCCACCATCTGatacaacagcagcaacagcagttgACTCAAAATCAGCTGTCGCAAAAGCAACAGAAGGTGGTAGAACAGCTGCAGGCGCAACCGCAACAGCAGTTCCTTGCAGGTCCCGCTGGATCGTCGGCTTCCGGTGTTCTTGCGAATACGGCATCGGCGATGGCACTGCTGCCCTCCTCCACTGCAACCGCAGTGTCAACATCGTCGGTCAGCTCGTTGGACGGCAATCGGGGTGAAGCCACCAAAGGCGACAGCATCAGCGGCGCCGGTAGCACCACCCTGACTGCCTCCAGCGGCTCCAGCACCTTCGGCTCGGTCGTCCTGAAAGAGTCTGGGATGGTGGTCCAACAAACGGCCGAAGGTGAGTGGTCTTACGATCCAAACGAACCTCGTTACTGCATTTGCAATCAAGTTTCCTACGGCGACATGGTGGCCTGTGACAACGAAGAC TGCCCATTCGAGTGGTTCCACTATCCGTGCGTTAATATAACGTCCTCCCCCAAGGGCAAGTGGTACTGTCCGCAATGTAGCAGCTCGATGAAAAGACGGGCTTTCCGCAAGAACTAA